The Brassica oleracea var. oleracea cultivar TO1000 chromosome C6, BOL, whole genome shotgun sequence genomic interval TAGGTTGGAAGTCATCTATCTTAACATACCATGAGTTTGATGTGTGGTCTAGTTGCGTTTTTATGTCAAAATGTCGTGATATATAGGCCATATACCAGTGTTTCAAAAAAAAAAAAAAAAAATAGGCCATATACCTTTTATCAAAACTGTATATACTAATTAACAAACCCATTAAAATAGTATTGCATCATTCAGACAATGAAAATAGTATTTTACATAAAATGTCACATGTCACATGCAAGGTCATTGGCCCCAAAACTAATATGTATATGTGTATATAATGTCTCTATATATTAGTTTCTCAATGTGCCTCTCTAAACATAATCTCTCTCTCTCTCTCTCTCTCTTCTCCTTCTTCTCTCACTAACCAAATGGATCCTAGCATAGCTGCGACCTCCGTGTTCCGATGGTCTCGGGGTCGCCGGAAGATTCATATCCGCCGTCGAAAGTCTCAGGTAGTGCGTCTTGGCGGGAATAACAACGTGGTACCACGTGGCGGATTCTCGTTGAAGAAGATGGTGAGGAAGATGAAGCTGAGATGGTTGAGACTACACTACGTGAGACTGGTGAAGAAGATCAACGGGTTTTATCGTAATTTGGTGAAAGAGTTCTTAGACGCAGGAGCTGAGATTGAAGCGATTCAGAAGCGAATGGCAGTTGAAGCAGCTTCGTTTGCGGTTCCGGGTTTCGGTCTATCTTTCGCCTCTATGTCAGTTCATGACCGAGCAAGGCATTTACTTGTATAGTAATAATATTAAAATGATCATATTCATAAGCTTTTTATTACCTTTATTGTTGTTGTAATTGTTTCTTATAAACTATAATATTATTTTCACAGTGATTTCGTATTTCGTGGAATCATGAGACCGCTGGGATGTGACATTGGTATTAGTAGCATATATGGTTTTAAAACTATATAGTTAATATCCAAACGCAAAAACTATACCATACGTAGGTGAACAAAGATAATAATGAGGTGAGAGATAATAAAACATTGCATGCTGTTTCAATCACAAAAGATATTTTCTACTTTCTAGTATTAATATTTTGATAAAACAATAGAATGAAAAAGATTACAAGTTAGAAACATATGCATATATGCCTATATAATCTTAAAAATGTGAGTGCGTAGTAACGTGATTAGGAGATACTCCTATCTTGTTAATGGATTGAGTTAAGATGAATGCCTTGCTGGAAATGCAGTTAGGCATTGAGCTGAATAAAATACTAGTACTAACTATCATTATTATTCAGATCTTTATCGATACTGTACACTCATTACATGACAAACTCGCTGATTCCCGATATAATTTAGAAATATTTAATCAGATTTTTGACGATTGCTTTACAGGAATCTCTATGCTTAAGCAACCAACTTGGATGATTAGTTATTAGTTTTCCAATTATATATATCGTCACCACCGACTAAATTACCAGGTTTCCAAAAGTTTTTCTTTTTCTTTCCCTGATATTTTATTAATGGAACGAGGCCCAACTGAACCAAGCTCAACACAACATAGAACACAACAAGAAACAAAAGCTCAACCTCAATGAGTAGAGACACCACCCTAAACACAACAAATGAGACCTTCGACTGGGTGAAAGACATCTGGTCTAGCCACTGCTCCCCGAAGATGAAAGTGTTCACCTGGTCCATCATCCAAAGAGCTCTGCCTCTCGGAGAGAACTTGCAAAGTAGAGGTATTCAAACACAAGCGATGTGCATAAGATGCAAAGAAAAAGAAACAGCAAAGCACATCTTTTTTGAATGCCCTTTCGCTAAGGAAGTATGGAAAAGAATACCTTGGTGGATAAAATGGAGACCTAAGATTAGAAGCGAATTTGGTCTTTGATTAGAAGTGTTGGCTTCCTCCGTAGCCAGCGAAGCGACACGACGGATCACCATCGAGGCCAGTGAAACCCGAGACGAATTGTTCAAACGGAACAACCACCACTAAGCTCGAGCTGATTGGTCAACAAACTAGCGGATATGCGAAATCGACGAAGAAAATTAACCGCCTACAATTAATCCTTAACCTCCGATTTACTTGCTTAGGCCAAACATACATCTTTAATGATCCATCTAAACCCGAAGATGCGACAACCTGACAAGAATGGGAGAAGAAACCACAGAGAATCAGATTAAGAGGCTGGAGAACAGCTGAAGCCCATAAACACAGATTGAAGAGGAGCGGGAGAACCTCAGAAAAGAGCCGGCGAAAGCGATGCTAAAAAGCCACAACTTCCTAGAAACAAAGTACGGTAAAACTGATGCTGAACGAGCCACCGTTACGCGGAAACAGAGCAGGCCCACCAACGATGGATAATGTGCGACGCCGGAGGCAAAAACCGGTCGGAAAGCACTCTTATCTCTATTCCTTGTGAAAATAAAGTGAATATGGGACTCTCTCTCTCTCTCCCGTCTTTTAGAGATAGAAAGTTCTCTATGTCTTCCTTGTTAACCAATAAAAAAATATGGGTATTTATTTTCATTTTAATAAGTAAGATTTTGTTTTGTATAAATTATATTATTTAAGTTTTGACATATATTATATAATTGTTAAATATATCATTTAAACATAATAATTCTATTTATTACATTGAGTAATTATATTTTTTTTTAACATTCAATTACATCACCATATTTTTATCATATAAATTTATTGTATTTGATTTTGAGTGAAAATTAATTTTTATGAAACTAAGCTACCAATAATATAAAAATGGAATAATTTATATTTATGTATATATTATATAAATTATTATTTTATGTATTTTTCAATTTTTAGTTATTACTAATAAATAATGAAAATATAAATATATATTTTTAAAACGATATTGTATTCTAAATTGAATAAATGGATACCTAAATCAGTTTAGGTGGTTTTTACAAGTTATTTTACGTTTATATAAATTAATTATTGTTTTATATTTAACATTATATCACGTTTTATCATGTTTATTAATTAATGAAACACCTTCCATATTCGAAATCAATTTTATATAAATGCATGTTGAGTTTTATATAATTCTATTTGACTAAAACTAATGACACACATAACTAAATAAAAATATCAGACATATTCATCTTGTGAAATATGAAAATTAATTTTGAATATCAATCTAAAAATATATATATATATATATATATATATATATTTACAATTTTTATAGGTTTGAAATTTTAACCATTGGTATTTATTTTGCTTTTATAATTATTTTAGTTAAGTATATTGTAAACTTTGACAAAATTATATTGTAAATGAAATGATTTTTTTAGTTTTTCTGTACGTTTACTTAAATTATTTTAAAACTAATTTAAATTTTTCATATTAAATTTAACCATTGGTATTACTTGGTGTGATATTGTATAAGTATGGTTGTTTAATACATATACATATATATTATCATATTTCCATTATTTTACTATATCATCAAAATATATTTTATAATAGCTTATAATAATTCATATATATTTATTTATTAATCAGTGAAAATTATTTTTAAGAAAAATTGAAACAAAGGTCATGTATTTTTATAATTTAAAACTTGCCAATTACGAAGATCTTAAATATATGGATTTCGAATTGTGGTGTATTAATTAAATTTAAGATTTATCATGAATTTGTTATGAATTTATTTTAGGTAATTGTATATAAATTAAGAAAAACAGTTAATGTTTAAAGATAAGATTAGTTATTACTTCGTAGGGGAAAAGAATTTGATTAACTTATTATTATTCAAGATAGCATTTAAACAAAAATCACAAGAAGTATTATAAGATGTTATCATAACTTTTATTTATCTTTACCAGAACAACAATAAGTAAATATCAATCTGAAGGAAACCAAACAAAATATGATGCCTTCTTTATGTTCAAAAAGTCTATTAATAAAGTGTTGTTCTGATGCAGAGAAAAACCAATGAGGATACAATATATTTTACTCTGTATAATTAAGTACTCCTCTAACATACATCATGGCTTCGTGAAAGAACTCTGATGCAAAGAAAATCTACCAATGAGGATACAATATTATTCTCATGTATCGTGTCCCTAGCGATGTACATCATATATTTATAGAGCTGTAATTACCTAGTAGCTCGGTAAATAGGACGACGCCATAAGACATAAGCCCCAAGAATCCCAAAAATGAAATAAATGATTGACATAAGCCATGTAGTGGGACCTGGTTGCATAAAAATCAGATCAGTGGAGATAACAAAATCTGACAATTCCGTAAAAACAGTAACCTGGTCCTTTGATCCAAGCTACAGTTGCTGCCACTATATTCCACAAGAGGGATGCTATCAACGTCCGTGCATAGTTAATTGTTTATTCAGGTAATATTTGACTGGACTCTTCGCAGATCCAACATTTGACCGGACTCATATCATACATGTCTACAACAAACTAAAATTAATTTCAAAATTACGCAATACAAATGTTTATGCTATATTTTTTTACTCTGCCTTTTTGGAAAAAAATTCATATGAACGTATTACACACACTACCATTAATACCTGTAAATTCTGGAAGTCCTTCAACAAAAACTTTAATGCTCTCCAAATCTCTCCAAAATCACAGTAATAGTGTCAATCTCTTTCCGACGTGCATGGTTTTAAACTCCACTGCCACAATCCATATCAATCCAAAAACTTGTCTATGCTGAACTTTTAAGTATTAATCCAAGGCTATGAATAATAAAATTTTCGAATCGGTACAGAAAAAAGGAGGTAGATACGAAAGAACTGATCGAGATCAAAATTGAAATATAGGAGAGATGAAAAGATCTGTTGTTTTGTCTCTTTGTTAATGGAAAAGATAGAGAAAAACAAAAGAAAAAAACAGAGCATAAAGTTGTAGATTAAAAATTATATAAGAAAACAAACAGTTTGAGATCGTGATCAGTTACTTTGGAACGTGGATGAAATATTCTGTAAAATTTGCTAAAAATTTGGGATCGAAATATTTTTTGTTATTTGAATAATTGTTTTCTTGTTTTTTAAAAATATTTTCCATGCGTAAAAATCTTATTGATCAAGTGACTTGTGCTTTAGTATATAGAGAATATCTTTTATATACTAAATCACAAGTCACTTGAGCAATCATATTCTGACACATGTCATTATTTTAAAAAAAATTAACAAAATTTTTAAAACAAAAAGTTATATCCCGTTCCTTTTATTAATAAATTGAAGGGAACTGCAAAAATTAGTTTCCTATTTTTTCTGTAACTTCCAATCTACCACTATCAAACCACACGTTTGAAAATTCAGTAACTTCTAATATCTCTATCGTCTCTGTATCTTCTATATAACATTCAATCAACTGTTTTTTTCTTCTATATTTTTTCTCACGTTTTCTTTTCAATAGTTTCATCTTCTCTTTTTGTTTTATTTGAGTTTTCACCGTGGAAAAGATCTTTATTATTCACTAAGGGGGTGTCTTCGCTGCGCGCGGAATATTGTTTTATTATTGATAAGAACATGATTTTTTGGATAATGTAATTATTTTGTCGTTTTTATTTGTTACGAGCATTATTTAGTGTTTTTAATGTGTTATGTAGTAGTAGGTGATAGGTTAATATATTTTGTGTTTGTTTTTTTGAATAATGTGTTATTGTGTGTACAAAACTTGTTAATAGTGAAATGAACCTCTAACGTAAAAGAATATTGAATTTCAATAACTTTGCATCTACGCATTTGTTGATTAATTCTAAGATTAACGGTTTCAACGTCAAAATTGTATTATATTTCTTCATATTTTTGAAAATTAAAACTTTTAAGATATTTTTTGTCCTCTTTCCATATTTTGACTTGAGCCGTCACCGTTTATGTAGGTCGTTACCTTTCTAGTGTGCGGTGCTTCTCACCATTACCGAAAAAAGATTCACTTCTTTCTCTTGTTTTTCTTTGGATTCTTCACCTGTGAGATTATATGGTATTTGTTGTAGATCAGATTTCTGAGTTTTCAGTTGTTCGGTTGATTCTCACGGTATTGTAGGCTGTTCCAGTCAATATTGATTGCTCATCTTTTTCTTTAGATTTCAGCTGATGTTAGGAATTGCATCTCTTTGGTTGGGTCAGAGTTTAGTCGTCTTTGATGTTTTATTCCTCGTCGTTGGCTTACCGTCAATAGTCTTTGCTCGTCTTGGTTTTCAAGATCTAGTTTTTGGTGTTCTGACTTCTATGCTCTCTTTCATAGCTCGAGGGCGGCTCCATAGTTTGCTGATTTCGTTTCGTCTCTCTTTCCCTCACTATTCTCGCATCTATTTGCAGCTTTCATCGCATCTCTGGTGGCTCTCCCTTTCACCATGTTTGCCACTCGAGGTTTAGATAATGTTTTCGTTCGTGTATGCTATGTGGGCTTGGAAGGTAATTTTTGGTCTCAAGTTTAGTTTCTGATTTTTTGGTGGTTGTCTTCTATTCTCCATTCCTCAAGTTGTTTCTTTTTTTCCATGTTTCTTTTGGTATAGGTGTGCGGAGTTAGTCTCTTGTAGCTTTGGTCTTTTCTATCCAGAGCTTTGTGTTTTTTCACTTGCATGGTCGTGTTTAGTTTATGAGATGTTTCTTACCTTTTAGCTACTAGTTGTGATTCTGGTGCTTTAAGCATATATCTTCCTACTTCTTAGTGGTTTTGGCCTTCGATTATTATTTTCCATCTGGCTCGTTTTCTTGGTTATTTGTGTTGGTGCTCTAATTTCTTATTCTTAGTTTGATTATTAATAAATATATAATTTGTAAATAAAATAAGAAAAAATAGTAAAAAAAACAATAAAATGGTGAAAGTTTATGTATTTTTAGTTATTAATAAATTTAAAGTTTAAAATATATTTATATTATTTTATTTATTTCGGACTAATAAGTGCGAGAATGATTAGATAGTACACAATTAGAAATTTATGGAGTAAATTGTAATAATTTAAAAGAAGAAGGATTTAAAATACAAAAAAAAACATGAAAACACATGTCAACAAACTCCCCTTCCACATGTCATAAAAAGAGAAAAAGCCAACTTTATATATATATATATATATATTCTTCTTCTTTGTTTCCCTGGAAACAATATTTGTAATTCTTTCTTCATAATTCAAGTGTAAGATTTTATACATCTATTTTGTAGTTTGATTTTTAACAAAATGATGAAAAACAGAGTTGTTTGACAGAGTACTGCACGGACATGAAATTATTCTCAAGGTAAAAAGCTATTCTTTCTTTTTTTGTAAAC includes:
- the LOC106299575 gene encoding uncharacterized protein LOC106299575, encoding MDPSIAATSVFRWSRGRRKIHIRRRKSQVVRLGGNNNVVPRGGFSLKKMVRKMKLRWLRLHYVRLVKKINGFYRNLVKEFLDAGAEIEAIQKRMAVEAASFAVPGFGLSFASMSVHDRARHLLV